The Nodosilinea sp. PGN35 genomic interval CTTAGCATTTATTGGTATTGGCCAGGTGGGGGCGGCTCTGGCGGGCAGTTTGGTCGCTTTGGGCCACACCGTCACCATCGCCGCCCGTGACCCTGGCTCCAAAAGTGTGACCGAGGCGGTGGCTCGGTTTCCCCATTTGGCGGTAGCCTCCCCGGAGGATGCCATTGCGGCGGCGGAAGTCATCTTCTTGGCTACGCCCTTTGCCACTGTGGAGGCGGCTTTGGCTAACGGCGATCGCTTTGCGGGCAAGGTGCTGATCGATTGCACCAACCCCGTGGGGTCGAACTTGACCCACGGGCTCAATAGCGAGCGATCGGGCAGCGAATTTGTCCAGAGTCTGGTGCCCCAGGCCAGGGTGGTCAAAGCGTTTACCATTTGTGGCGTTGAAAATTTTGAAGACAACACCTACCCCGGCTACGGCGACCTCAAGCCCGCCATGCTGATGGCTGGGGATGATGCTGAGGCCAAGCAGGTTGTGGCTACTCTTTGCCAGGAGCTGGGCTGGGAGCCGGTGGATACTGGCCCAATTTCCACGGCCCTGCATTTGGAGCACATGACCCTACTGTGGATAAAAATGGCCAGAGTGCAAGGAGCAGGAGCCGGGTTTGTGTGGGCTCGGCTACAGCGGTAGAGCGATCGCGGCTAGCCGAAATTCTGTTTGCCGAGCACCCTTGGCCAACAAAGTGGTCAGGCGCTGATCGGACTTTATGGATGGTTGGATACCAGCGGTTCCTGGCGTTCGGCGACAACGGCATAGAAGGGATCGCCACCAGCCATGCCCAGCATTTGCAGAATGGCGGGCACGCTGGGGGTGTGAGCCACTACCTCGGGGTTACTGAAGCCGGGCACAGAGCCAAAATAACCTTTCACCAAGTTGACCCGGCGGGTCTCGCTGCCGTCGCGCCAGGCGGCGATCGCCTTTTGATAAAACATTCGGTTCGAGAAGCTGACAATGGCGATGCCGCCCGGCTTGAGGATGCGGTAGATCTCGCCAAATACCATCTCGGGCTGCTGTAGGTACTGCACCGACACGGTGTTTAGCACGGCATCAAAGGACTGGTCTACCAGGGGCAGTTTGGGGTTTTCGTTGAGGTTTTGCACAAAGTAGTGGTTGAGGCGAGGGTTTTTGGCCAGTTCTTCAGCGTTCATGCCGTGGCCTTCGACCCACTCAAAGTCTACGTCGGCGGGCAGGTGCGAAACCCAGCTGCTCATCATGTCAAAGATGCGGCTGTTGGGGCGCAACCGCTGGCGGTAAAGCTCGGTGAGCTGCTGAATGAAGCCGTCGTCTACGTGGGTGACAAAGCGGGGCGCGTCGTAGAAAAAAGTGTCGCTAGACTCGTCAAGCTTGGTGCGTTGGTCGGGCTGAAGCAGCATGGTGACAGGAGCTAAGGGCTTTCTTTGAGTGTAAACAAAGATTAAGCTCAGGGCTACGGCGATTCCCTTAGAAATTGCCATAGCCCTGGGCTTTTAGGTTTAGAGGGTTATTTGCCAGGTCAGGGCAATATCCCTGTCCTCTAGTGCTGGCGATCGCACAACAGTTAGGGCTCACCCCGCATTGCCGGCGGCTGCCAATCGCTAAAGCCTTCCATGTGGCCCCAGTAGCCGCGAAAGCCAATAATTGCCCACACCAGCGCCGCTACCAACAGGACTGCGGCCCCCAGGGTGCGCCAGCTTTTGTTGCCCCGCAGATATACCAGCGTGGGGGCCGCCAGCACCCCGCCCAGACCAGTCAAGATAAAGCCCAATCCGGCCACCAGCGGCTGTTGGGTCTGCCCCAAATTGATAATGCGTGCCCCAACGACAATTGCAGTGAGGCCGGCAAAAAAGGCGTAGACGGTGAGCGAGAGCAGGTCCCAGCCCTGGGCGATGGCGATCGCCGCCGCCAGGTACAGCCCGCCGAACAGCACCGTGGTTTCGCCGAAGGAAATGTTGAAGCTGCCCGGTATCGGCCAGGTCCACATCATGTGGAGACCGGTAGCCAGGGCGATCGCCCCCACCAGCCCAAAGCCCGGTATCCACCGCTTGAGGTTGGCTCCATCGAGCCCGCGATAGACAAAGTCGGCCAGCAGCACCAGCCCCGCAACCATGTTGATCAGCATCAGGGTGATGTAGTCAATAAACATGACGGCAGCGTTATAGAATGCAACGTTTTCCATCCTAGCGGGCAATTAGCCTACCAGAACCAATGTGCTGGGCATTCGCCATGCCACCGCCCATGGAGTCGGGGGCGACAGGCTGCTGCTGATCATCCGCCTGATGGCGATCGCCATTACGGTACTGGGGGTGCTGCTGGGCCTGAAGGTATCCCAGCCCGGGGACTGCTGCTGCTGGCCTTTGACATGGAGCTTTGCAGGGCTGGTGGTGCCTCTGATTGACGGTCTGTTTTGGGCCAAAGCAACGCGGCAGGGGGCGCTGGCCTGCATTGGGGTGGGGTTGCTGTCGCGCCTGCTGATCTCTACACGGTCCTCAGCCGATGCGATGGAGGGCCGTGTGGTAACCAACCTATTCAAGAGAGCCTTCTACGCCATCACCGCTTCCGCCTGGGTGCGCACCCGATCGAGCAAATCCTTGAGGCCGTAGGGGTTGACCCGGTAGCTGAGCGGGTGGGCAATCAGCCGGGCGGTGCTGTGGTACAGCACCTCTAGCTCCATCAGGTTGTTTTCCTTCAGGGTTTTGCCGGTGGAAACCAGATCGACGATCGCCTCCGACATGCCCGTAATCGGCCCCAGTTCTACCGAGCCGTAGAGGGGCACAATTTCCACCGGCAGATCTAAGCTTTGGAAGTAGTCGCGGGCGCAGTTGACGTACTTAGAGGCCACCCGGCTGTGGGCGGGCAGGTCAAGGGCTGAGCGGTAGGGGCTGGTGGTTTTGACCGCCACCGACAGGCGGCAGCCGCCAAAGCCCAGATCGGCCAGATGGGCGACAGCGGGCTTTTTCTCGCGCAGCACATCGTAGCCGACCATGCCTAGCTGAGCCTGGCCGTACTCCACGTACACCGGCACATCCTGAGCGCGCACCAGGAGCCCGGTAGCCTGGCCCGAGGCGTCGGTAATTTGCAGCTGGCGGTTGGCACCGTCAAGAAACAGACTAAAGTCGAGGCCTACGGCCTGGAGTAGGCGAATGCTGTCTTTGAGCATGCCGCCCTTGGGCAGCGCGATGGTGAGCATGGGGTTTTCCTTTACAAGGTCAATTCACGCTAAGGGAAAGTTTAGAGCTGGAGAATGGGGTTGTTGAACGTTGGAACGTTCCAACGTTCAACAACCCCTACACCCGAAACTTTTCGGTGACGCGGCGCATGGCTTCGTTCACGTTTTCGCGGCTGTTGAAGGCCGAAATGCGGAAGTAGCCTTCGCCTGCGGCCCCAAAGCCCGAGCCGGGGGTGCCGACCACATGGCAGGTGTGCAGCAGCTTGTCGAAAAAGTCCCAGCTGGTGAGGTCGTTGGGGGTTTTGACCCAGACGTAGGGGGCATTGACGCCGCCATAGACGGCAATGCCAGCGGCGGTGAGCTGCTCGCGAATGATGCGAGCGTTCTCCATATAAAAGTCGATGAGCGCCTTGGTCTGGGCCTGGCCCTCGGGCGAATAGACCGCCTCGGCCCCCCGCTGCACAATATAGGAGACGCCGTTAAACTTGGTGGACTGGCGGCGATTCCACAGGCCGTGGAGGGCAACGTCGGTGCCATCGGCGGCTTTGCCCATCAGGGTCTTGGGCACCACCGTCAGGGCGCAGCGGGTGCCGGTAAAGCCCGCATTCTTAGAGAAGGAGCGGAACTCGATCGCACAGTCCCGCGCCCCTTCAATTTCATAGATGGAGTGGGGGATGGTGGGGTCGGTGATGAAGGCTTCGTAGGCGGCGTCGAACAGAATGATCGAGCCGTGGGCGCGGGCGTAGTTGACCCAGGCTTGCAGGTGCTCTTTGCTGGCTACCGCCCCGGTGGGGTTGTTGGGGAAGCAGAGATAGATCAAGTCTACTTTTTCGTGGGGAATGCTGGCGGTGAAGGCATTGGCGGCGCTGATCGGCAGGTAGGTGAGGCCGCCGTACTCGCCGGTTTCGTTGGCGGGGCCGGTGTGGCCTGCCATGACGTTGGTGTCAACGTAGACGGGGTAGACCGGGTCGGTGACGGCGATGGAGTTGTTGCTGCCGAAGATATCTAAAATGTTGCCGCAGTCGCACTTGGAGCCGTCGGAGATAAATATTTCGCTGGCGTCGATGTCGCAGCCCCGGCTCTGAAAGTCGTGCTGGGCAATTTTTTCGCGCAGCCAGAGGTAGCCCTGCTCGGGGCCATAGCCGTGGAAGGAGGCGCGATCGCCCATGTCTTCCACCGCTTTGACCATAGCGGTGCGGCAGGCTTCGGGCAGGGGCTCGGTCACATCGCCAATGCCCAGCTTAATGATCGGGGCGTCGGGGTTGGCCTCGGCAAAGGCGCTGACCCGGCGAGCAATTTCGGGGAACAGGTAGCCCGCTTTAAGCTTGAGATAGTTGTCGTTGATGGTGGCCATGGAGCGTTACGAGATGGTGACAGGTTGCGATGGTGACAGTTACTTAACTAAGGGTACAGCGCGACGGGGGTGTGGGGAGTATGTGGGGTGGGGAGTAATGGGGTGAGGGAGATGGGGGTGAGGGAGATGGGGAAGTTGGGTGCTGAGTTCGCAAAGCATAATTCAGTCCACTCCATTACCCCGTCACTCCATCACCCTCATCTACAAACCGCCCAGGGCGCTACTATGGGATGTCCCCGCTACCACCTAGGATCATGGTTGCTGCTGACACTGCTGACGAAAAACCCTTCGGCAAAAAACTCTACGAAGGCAAGGCCAAAATCATCTACGCCACCGACGACCCAGCGGTGCTGCTGACCTACTTTAAAGACGACGCCACCGCGTTTAATGCCCAAAAAAAAGGTCAGATCGTCGGCAAGGGGCAGATCAACTGCGCCATTTCCACCTATTTGTTTCAACAGCTCGAGGCGGCGGGCATTGCCACCCACTGGTTAGAGACGACGGGCGATCGCACCATGCGGGTCAAAGCCCTCCAGATCATCCCCCTCGAAGTCGTGGTTCGCAACCTGGCGGCGGGCAGCCTCTGTAAGCAGACCGGTCTGCCCCTGGGCCAGCGCCTGGAGCCACCGCTGGTGGAGTTCTACTATAAAGATGACGCCCTGGGCGACCCGCTGCTGACGGGCGATCGCATTCGCGCTATGGCGATCGCCAGCGAGGAACAGATCGCCACTCTGCGCCGTCTTGCCCTCAGCATCAATCAAATCCTGACGGATTTCTTTATGGGCTGCGCCATTACTTTAGTTGACTTCAAGCTAGAGTTTGGCCTCGATGCCCACCAGCAGGTTTTGCTGGGCGATGAAATTAGCCCAGACACCTGCCGTCTGTGGGATCAAACCACCGATGACGTAGCCCAACGGGTGCTCGATAAAGATCGCTTTCGGCAAGATCTGGGCCAGGTCGAAACCGCCTACCAGCGTGTGCTAGAAAAGGTGGCGGCACAATCGGCCAAGAATTAGCGCCATCAATGCGGTAGAATTTGTCCGATTGTGGGGGCAGCGGCCCGCCCAGGGCAGTTTCCCGGGCTGAGAGCCAGGGAGATCAGCCCTTGATTGGTGTGTGGACGTGTTTAGCAGGTGTGTTTAGATGCGGGTATCTCCTAGTTATTTGCTGGCGGTTTTGGCCACCTCTGGACTGGTTGGGCTAGTTGCAGCTCCGGCCCAGGCCAACCCAGCCGCCCCCGAGTCAGCCGTTCAGGGGGCTTCCCCCGAGGCTGAGTCGCTCAATGCCCTCGGTGCGGCAGCCTACAGCCAAAGCGCCTCTGGGTTGGCCTCGCCAGAGCCCAACTCCAGCGCAGAAGCCTCCGGCGCATCCGTCCAGACCCTCGACTTTGGCCTGGTGCAGCCCGATTTAGGTGCCAGCCCCGTTGCCGAGACCCTTCAGGGTGCGATCGACGACTATCGTGCCAGCGGTGGCGAAACCCATGGCGAAAGCGAATCTGCTACAGATGCTACCACCGCCCTTTGGCCCCAGGCTAGCCCGGCCTCTACCCCTGAGCCTCAGAGTGCTCAGCTAGCTCAGACCCCCAGCACCCAGCGCGAGATCACCCCCGAAGAAGCTCAGCGCATTCTCGATGGGGCCGTGCAGCGCCGCAGTCAGCCTCAGCCCGTACCCAGTCAGCCGGGGCAGGCCGAGGCTCCCGCAGAAGAACCTGGCGAGGCAGCCCTTGAAGAACCGGCCGATGAAACCCCGGAAGCCCCTGCCGCAGCAGCCGAGGAACCTCGGGTGCTGGTGGCAGAGGTGCAGGTGCAGCCCACCCAGGGTACCCTCGACCCGGCCCTTGAGAACCTGATTTTCAGCGTGATTGAAACCAGGGCCGGGCGCACCACTACTCGCACCCAGCTTCAGCAAGACATCAACAGCATCTTTGCCACCGGCTACTTTGCCGACGTGGATGCCCAGCCCCAGGACACCGATCTCGGGGTGCGGGTCACCTTCTTAGTGCAGCCCAACCCAGTGCTCACCGATGTGCGATTGCAGGGTAACGAAGTGCTGCCCCAGGCCGTGGTAGACGATATCTTTGCCGACCAGAAGGGCCAAATCATCAACCTGATTGACTTTCAAGAAGGCATTCTGGAACTCAACCAGTGGTATCAAGACCAGGGGTACGTGCTTGCCCAAGTGGTCGCAGCCCCTCAGGTTTCATCGGCGGGGGTCGTCACCCTGGAAGTCGCTGAAGGTGTAATTGAAAACATCGAGGTGCGCTACATCAATGACCTGGGCCAGACCGTTGACGACGAGGGCAACCCGGTGCAGGGGCGCACTCGACCCTTCATCATTACCCGCGAGTTTGAGACTCAGCCCGGTGAAGTATTCAACCAGGCCCGCATTGAGCGAGACTTTCAGCGAGTGTTTGGCCTGGGAATTTTTGAGGATGTCGTGCCGGGGCTAGAGCCTGCCCCCGACGATCCTCGCAAAGTTACGGTCATTGTCAACGTGTCGGAGCGCAACACCGGCTCGGTAGCCGCTGGTCTGGGCTTTAACTTTACCGGCGATCTGTTTGGTACGGTCAGCTTCCGTCAGGATAACTTTGGCGGCAATAACCAGAAGTTCAGCGCCGAGGCTCAGCTCAGCACCCGCGATATTCTCTTTGATCTGTCTTTTACCGATCCCTGGATTGCGGGCGACCCCTTCCGCACCTCCTACACTGCCACGGCCTTCGCCCGCTCGGCCAACAACCTCAACTTCGAGGCTGGCCCCAACCCCATCAACCTGGCCAACGGCGATCAGGTTCGCATTCGTCGCTTTGGTACCGGCATTACCTTTAGCCGTCCCCTCGACAACGGCTGGACGGTGGCCGTGGGGACTCTGTTTCAGAATGTGTCGGCCCGCGACGCTGGCGGCAGCGTCAATGCGGTAGATGCGGCGGGCAATCCGCTGACGGCCAGCGGCACCGGGGTAGACGACCTGTGGACTTTTCCCATTAGCGCCACCCTCGATCGCCGCAACGATGCCTTCAACCCCACCAGCGGCAGCATTCTCCGCCTGAACTCAGAGCAGTCGGTGCCCCTGGGGCGGGGCAGCATCTTTATGAACCGGCTGCGGGGTAGCTACAGCTACTACATTCCCCTCAATCTGCTGAATTTTGCCGAGGGTGCCCAGGCGCTGGCCCTCAACATTCAGGCCGGCACCATTGTAGGCGAAGTGCCTCCCTACGAAGCCTTTGCCCTGGGGGGCACTAACTCGATTCGGGGCTACGATGAAGGAGAAGTGGGGAGCGGTCGCAGCTATGCCCAGTTCACCGCCGAGTATCGGTTCCCGCTGTTCTCCTTCTTGGGTGGTGCTCTGTTTGTGGATGTGGGTACCGACCTGGGCAGCGGCAATGCCGTGCCCGGTGCCCCTGGCCCATCGCGGGGCAAGCCCGGCAGCGGGTTTGGCTACGGCGCTGGGGTGCGTCTCTCTACGCCCCTCGGCCCGCTGCGGGTAGACTATGGCTTTAACGACCAGGGCCAGGGACGCATTCACTTCGGCTTTGGGGAGCGGTTCTAATGGTGCAAACCGATCTGAGTTGCGGTCGATTCACCAGGGCGGGCTGGGAGCTGCCCCCGGTGCAGACGACCCTGGCCAGCGTGGTCGAGCGTCAGGGCGTTGGCCTGCATTCGGGGACTACAACCACCGTCACCCTGCGACCAGCGGCACCGGGGCAGGGGCGCTATTTCGTCCGCACCGATCTGCCGGGTCAGCCCTCGGTGCCCGCCAGCCTGAAGGCGGTGAACCCCACCCTGCTCTCGACGGAGCTCTGCCAAGGGGAGGCCTCGGTGCGCACCGTTGAGCACCTGCTGGCGGCCCTGGTCGGCTTGGGTATCGACAACGTTCGCGTGGAGATCACTGGCCCGGAGGTGCCTCTGCTCGACGGCTCTGCCCTGGGTTGGGTTGAGGCTATTGGCCAGGCTGGGCGGCAAAGGCAGCAGGCCCCCCAGGGAACGGCTCGCCTCCGCCAGCCCGTGACGATCCATCACGGGGATGCCTTTGTGGCGGCGTTTCCAGCCCCGATGGCGCGGTTTACCTACGGCATCGACTTTGAGGTGGTGGCGATTGGCAATCAG includes:
- a CDS encoding NADPH-dependent F420 reductase — encoded protein: MNLAFIGIGQVGAALAGSLVALGHTVTIAARDPGSKSVTEAVARFPHLAVASPEDAIAAAEVIFLATPFATVEAALANGDRFAGKVLIDCTNPVGSNLTHGLNSERSGSEFVQSLVPQARVVKAFTICGVENFEDNTYPGYGDLKPAMLMAGDDAEAKQVVATLCQELGWEPVDTGPISTALHLEHMTLLWIKMARVQGAGAGFVWARLQR
- a CDS encoding DUF981 family protein, whose translation is MFIDYITLMLINMVAGLVLLADFVYRGLDGANLKRWIPGFGLVGAIALATGLHMMWTWPIPGSFNISFGETTVLFGGLYLAAAIAIAQGWDLLSLTVYAFFAGLTAIVVGARIINLGQTQQPLVAGLGFILTGLGGVLAAPTLVYLRGNKSWRTLGAAVLLVAALVWAIIGFRGYWGHMEGFSDWQPPAMRGEP
- the purC gene encoding phosphoribosylaminoimidazolesuccinocarboxamide synthase, whose amino-acid sequence is MVAADTADEKPFGKKLYEGKAKIIYATDDPAVLLTYFKDDATAFNAQKKGQIVGKGQINCAISTYLFQQLEAAGIATHWLETTGDRTMRVKALQIIPLEVVVRNLAAGSLCKQTGLPLGQRLEPPLVEFYYKDDALGDPLLTGDRIRAMAIASEEQIATLRRLALSINQILTDFFMGCAITLVDFKLEFGLDAHQQVLLGDEISPDTCRLWDQTTDDVAQRVLDKDRFRQDLGQVETAYQRVLEKVAAQSAKN
- a CDS encoding class I SAM-dependent methyltransferase, which encodes MLLQPDQRTKLDESSDTFFYDAPRFVTHVDDGFIQQLTELYRQRLRPNSRIFDMMSSWVSHLPADVDFEWVEGHGMNAEELAKNPRLNHYFVQNLNENPKLPLVDQSFDAVLNTVSVQYLQQPEMVFGEIYRILKPGGIAIVSFSNRMFYQKAIAAWRDGSETRRVNLVKGYFGSVPGFSNPEVVAHTPSVPAILQMLGMAGGDPFYAVVAERQEPLVSNHP
- a CDS encoding BamA/TamA family outer membrane protein — encoded protein: MRVSPSYLLAVLATSGLVGLVAAPAQANPAAPESAVQGASPEAESLNALGAAAYSQSASGLASPEPNSSAEASGASVQTLDFGLVQPDLGASPVAETLQGAIDDYRASGGETHGESESATDATTALWPQASPASTPEPQSAQLAQTPSTQREITPEEAQRILDGAVQRRSQPQPVPSQPGQAEAPAEEPGEAALEEPADETPEAPAAAAEEPRVLVAEVQVQPTQGTLDPALENLIFSVIETRAGRTTTRTQLQQDINSIFATGYFADVDAQPQDTDLGVRVTFLVQPNPVLTDVRLQGNEVLPQAVVDDIFADQKGQIINLIDFQEGILELNQWYQDQGYVLAQVVAAPQVSSAGVVTLEVAEGVIENIEVRYINDLGQTVDDEGNPVQGRTRPFIITREFETQPGEVFNQARIERDFQRVFGLGIFEDVVPGLEPAPDDPRKVTVIVNVSERNTGSVAAGLGFNFTGDLFGTVSFRQDNFGGNNQKFSAEAQLSTRDILFDLSFTDPWIAGDPFRTSYTATAFARSANNLNFEAGPNPINLANGDQVRIRRFGTGITFSRPLDNGWTVAVGTLFQNVSARDAGGSVNAVDAAGNPLTASGTGVDDLWTFPISATLDRRNDAFNPTSGSILRLNSEQSVPLGRGSIFMNRLRGSYSYYIPLNLLNFAEGAQALALNIQAGTIVGEVPPYEAFALGGTNSIRGYDEGEVGSGRSYAQFTAEYRFPLFSFLGGALFVDVGTDLGSGNAVPGAPGPSRGKPGSGFGYGAGVRLSTPLGPLRVDYGFNDQGQGRIHFGFGERF
- the lpxC gene encoding UDP-3-O-acyl-N-acetylglucosamine deacetylase; this translates as MVQTDLSCGRFTRAGWELPPVQTTLASVVERQGVGLHSGTTTTVTLRPAAPGQGRYFVRTDLPGQPSVPASLKAVNPTLLSTELCQGEASVRTVEHLLAALVGLGIDNVRVEITGPEVPLLDGSALGWVEAIGQAGRQRQQAPQGTARLRQPVTIHHGDAFVAAFPAPMARFTYGIDFEVVAIGNQWFSWSPGADPFGPDGFVALVAPARTFGLAHQVEQLRASGLIQGGSLDNALVCGDEGWLNPPLRFENEPARHKMLDLIGDLSLLGRLPEAHIVAYKASHRLHGELAAALVPALIYGEDTL
- the hisG gene encoding ATP phosphoribosyltransferase, which codes for MLTIALPKGGMLKDSIRLLQAVGLDFSLFLDGANRQLQITDASGQATGLLVRAQDVPVYVEYGQAQLGMVGYDVLREKKPAVAHLADLGFGGCRLSVAVKTTSPYRSALDLPAHSRVASKYVNCARDYFQSLDLPVEIVPLYGSVELGPITGMSEAIVDLVSTGKTLKENNLMELEVLYHSTARLIAHPLSYRVNPYGLKDLLDRVRTQAEAVMA
- a CDS encoding LL-diaminopimelate aminotransferase, with the protein product MATINDNYLKLKAGYLFPEIARRVSAFAEANPDAPIIKLGIGDVTEPLPEACRTAMVKAVEDMGDRASFHGYGPEQGYLWLREKIAQHDFQSRGCDIDASEIFISDGSKCDCGNILDIFGSNNSIAVTDPVYPVYVDTNVMAGHTGPANETGEYGGLTYLPISAANAFTASIPHEKVDLIYLCFPNNPTGAVASKEHLQAWVNYARAHGSIILFDAAYEAFITDPTIPHSIYEIEGARDCAIEFRSFSKNAGFTGTRCALTVVPKTLMGKAADGTDVALHGLWNRRQSTKFNGVSYIVQRGAEAVYSPEGQAQTKALIDFYMENARIIREQLTAAGIAVYGGVNAPYVWVKTPNDLTSWDFFDKLLHTCHVVGTPGSGFGAAGEGYFRISAFNSRENVNEAMRRVTEKFRV